One genomic region from Phragmites australis chromosome 1, lpPhrAust1.1, whole genome shotgun sequence encodes:
- the LOC133921870 gene encoding protein DJ-1 homolog A-like, protein MAAAASSLVRCAAAAASRRLLLARAFASGGGETDKRVLVPVAAGTEPIEAAATADVLNRAGARVTVATTDPVRDEGLVVEAAYGVKLVADGRIADLAGEAFDLIALPGGMPGSVNLRDCIVLEKMVKNHAENGGLYGAICAAPAVTLAYWGMLKGLKATCYPSFMEKFTAEVIPVNSRVVVDRNAVTSQGPGTAIEFALSLVEQLYGKEKMEEVAGPLYVRPQHGAEYTIEELNSVEWKCGGTPKVLVPVANGSEEMETLNLIDVLRRAGANVIVASVEDKLQIVTRRHKFNLIADVMLDEATKMQFDLIVMPGGLPGAQKFSSTKELVDLLKKQAESNKPYGAICASPAHVLEPHGLLKGKKATAFPPMSHLLTDQSACEHRVVVDGNLITSRAPGTATEFALAIVEKLFGREKAVSIAKELVFM, encoded by the exons ATGGCCGCCGCAGCTTCCTCGCTGGTGAGgtgtgccgccgccgccgcctcgcgccgccTGCTCCTCGCCCGCGCCTTCGCCTCAGGCGGCGGCGAGACGGACAAGCGGGTTCTGGTGCCGGTCGCCGCCGGCACGGAGCCGATTGAGGCGGCCGCCACCGCTGACGTCCTCAACCGCGCCGGCGCGCGGGTCACCGTCGCTACCACCGACCCAGTTAGGGACGAGGGCCTCGTCGTGGAGGCCGCCTATGGGGTCAAGCTCGTCGCCGACGGCCGCATCGCCGACTTAGCGGGCGAGGCCTTCGACCTAATCGCCCTGCCG GGAGGAATGCCGGGATCAGTTAACCTTAGAGATTGCATAGTACTCGAGAAGATGGTCAAGAACCACGCCGAGAATGGGGGCCTCTACGGTGCCATCTGCGCCGCGCCTGCGGTGACGCTGGCTTATTGGGGCATGCTCAAAGGCTTAAAG GCGACTTGTTATCCATCGTTCATGGAGAAGTTCACTGCAGAGGTGATCCCTGTGAACTCGAGGGTAGTGGTCGATAGAAATGCAGTGACCAGCCAGGGTCCGGGAACAGCAATTGAGTTCGCTCTTTCTTTGGTGGAGCAACTGTATGGCAAagagaagatggaggaggttgcTGGGCCTTTG TATGTGCGCCCTCAACATGGAGCTGAATATACCATAGAAGAACTTAATTCGGTTGAATGGAAATGCGGTGGCACACCTAAG GTTCTTGTGCCAGTTGCTAATGGTTCGGAGGAAATGGAAACTCTTAATTTGATAGATGTCTTGCGTAGAGCAGGAGCAAATGTTATTGTTGCATCAGTGGAGGATAAGTTACAAATTGTAACCCGTCGCCACAAGTTTAATCTAATAGCTGATGTGATGCTGGATGAAGCCACTAAAATGCAATTTGATTTGATAGTCATGCCG GGTGGTCTGCCAGGTGCCCAGAAGTTTTCTAGTACAAAGGAACTTGTTGATTTACTCAAGAAACAGGCAGAATCAAATAAACCGTATGGTGCAATATGTGCTTCTCCAGCTCATGTCCTCGAGCCCCATGGTTTATTGAAG GGTAAGAAGGCAACAGCATTCCCACCCATGTCACACCTGCTCACAGATCAGAGTGCATGCGAGCATAGGGTTGTCGTGGATGGTAACCTTATCACCAGTAGAGCCCCAGGGACTGCGACAGAGTTCGCCCTAGCTATTGTTGAGAAGCTGTTTGGTCGAGAGAAAGCTGTTAGTATAGCAAAAGAGCTGGTTTTTATGTGA